A window of the Microvirga terrae genome harbors these coding sequences:
- a CDS encoding iron chelate uptake ABC transporter family permease subunit: MRTLLILAAIATGVIVLFTTLNAKGRWDFILAFRGTKILSMVLVAHAIAVSTVLFQTVSHNRILTPSIMGFDALYALIQTGLIFALGSAGVSALDPRLLFGVEVAAMVAFSGLLYRWLFSGSSRSLHLLLLVGIVFGVLFRSLSGFMQRIIDPNEFVVLQDRLFANFNSVDGNLLTISAAAVVAVSVVGWRLMHAYDVLALGRETAINLGVDHGRVTTIVLILVAVLVSVSTALVGPVTFFGLLVANLAYQIAGTHKHRFVLPVASLIAVICIVGGQLVLERIFAFDTALSIVIEFLGGIVFLALLIKGTTR; this comes from the coding sequence ATGCGAACGCTCCTGATCCTGGCCGCGATCGCGACCGGGGTGATCGTGCTGTTCACGACCCTGAATGCCAAGGGACGGTGGGACTTCATCCTTGCTTTCCGCGGCACGAAGATCCTGTCCATGGTGCTCGTCGCCCATGCGATCGCCGTGTCGACCGTGCTGTTCCAGACCGTGAGCCACAACCGGATCCTGACGCCCTCGATCATGGGCTTCGATGCGCTCTACGCGCTGATCCAGACCGGGCTGATCTTCGCCCTGGGGTCTGCCGGCGTGAGCGCCCTCGACCCGCGTCTGCTGTTCGGGGTCGAGGTTGCCGCCATGGTGGCGTTCTCGGGCCTGCTCTACCGGTGGCTCTTCTCCGGCAGCAGCCGCAGCCTTCACTTGCTCCTGCTCGTCGGCATCGTGTTCGGCGTGCTGTTCCGCAGCCTGTCGGGCTTCATGCAGCGGATCATCGATCCCAACGAGTTCGTGGTGCTGCAGGACCGGCTGTTCGCCAATTTCAACAGCGTCGACGGGAACCTGCTGACCATCTCGGCCGCCGCGGTCGTTGCCGTGTCCGTGGTCGGGTGGCGCCTGATGCACGCTTACGACGTGCTGGCTCTCGGCCGCGAGACCGCGATCAATTTGGGCGTCGACCACGGCCGGGTGACCACCATCGTGCTCATCCTGGTGGCGGTGCTCGTGTCCGTGTCCACGGCTCTGGTCGGACCGGTGACCTTCTTCGGGCTCCTTGTGGCCAATCTCGCGTACCAGATCGCCGGAACGCACAAGCACCGCTTCGTCCTGCCGGTCGCCAGCCTGATCGCGGTCATCTGCATCGTCGGCGGACAGCTCGTCCTGGAGCGGATCTTCGCCTTCGACACGGCGCTCAGCATCGTCATCGAATTCTTGGGCGGGATCGTGTTCCTCGCCCTCCTGATCAAAGGAACGACCCGTTGA
- a CDS encoding ABC transporter permease, protein MRSLLLALAVVVVLTLISLLIGAGDLSLSALLSPQDGDRSAQILVVSRIPRTVALVLAGMAMAVAGLLMQMLTQNRFVEPSTAGTVESASLGLLVVTLFAPDMPVFGKMLVATGFALAGTALFLRILRLVPLRSVLTVPLVGIMLGGIISAVTTFFAYRFDLMQSLNAWTTGDFSGVLRGRYELLWVTFALTLLAYLAADRLTLAGMGRDFATNLGLHCRSIVSFGLVIVSMVTATVVVTVGMMPFLGLIVPNVASMLVGDNMRRALPWVAVMGAGLVLVCDVAGRVVYYPYEVPIGTIMGIVGSALFLVLLLKGRTRLA, encoded by the coding sequence GTGAGATCCCTCCTCCTTGCCCTGGCCGTCGTCGTGGTCCTGACCCTGATCAGCCTGCTGATCGGAGCCGGCGACCTGTCACTGTCCGCGCTCCTGTCACCGCAGGACGGAGACCGCTCCGCCCAGATCCTCGTGGTGTCGCGCATCCCCAGGACGGTCGCCCTCGTGCTGGCCGGGATGGCGATGGCGGTCGCCGGCTTGCTCATGCAGATGCTGACCCAGAACCGCTTCGTCGAGCCGTCCACGGCCGGCACGGTCGAGTCGGCGAGCCTCGGCCTCCTCGTCGTCACGCTGTTCGCCCCCGACATGCCGGTCTTCGGGAAAATGCTCGTGGCGACGGGCTTCGCCCTAGCTGGAACGGCCCTGTTCCTCCGGATCCTGCGGCTCGTCCCGCTGCGCTCCGTCCTGACCGTGCCGCTGGTCGGCATCATGCTGGGCGGCATCATCAGCGCGGTCACCACGTTCTTCGCCTATCGGTTCGACCTCATGCAGTCCCTGAACGCCTGGACGACCGGCGACTTCTCCGGGGTTCTGCGCGGCCGATACGAGCTGCTGTGGGTGACGTTCGCCCTGACCCTCCTGGCGTATCTGGCGGCCGACCGGCTCACCCTGGCCGGGATGGGGCGGGACTTCGCTACCAATCTCGGGCTCCACTGCCGCAGCATCGTGTCCTTCGGCCTCGTCATCGTGTCCATGGTGACGGCGACCGTCGTCGTCACGGTCGGCATGATGCCGTTCCTCGGCCTGATCGTTCCGAACGTCGCGAGCATGCTGGTCGGCGACAACATGCGTCGCGCCCTGCCCTGGGTGGCCGTGATGGGGGCCGGCCTCGTGCTCGTCTGCGACGTGGCAGGCCGGGTGGTGTACTACCCCTATGAGGTTCCCATCGGGACGATCATGGGGATTGTCGGCAGCGCCCTCTTCCTGGTCCTCCTGCTCAAGGGGCGCACGCGCCTTGCCTAG
- a CDS encoding siderophore ABC transporter substrate-binding protein — MTVSARFPRRMAALIAGTLALGFLTVGAHAQDLTIQHSKGVTSVPAKPKKVLAFDLASLDTLNALGVEVAGVPTARFPEYLAKYGSDKYQKVGTLFEPDYEAVNAAEPDLIIVGGRSSARYADLAKIAPTVDLTVDPKDVMGSVKRNVQLLGRIFDRQAEADARLAKLETSMADLRQETAKAGKGLLVLTTGGKMSAYGPGSRFGILHGEFGVVPAVEGLATTNHGQAVTAEFILKTNPDWLFVIDRDVVVGRDGGAAKKVLENELVAQTTAWKKGQVVFLDPVNWYLTGGGITALQASADQIAKAVAKK, encoded by the coding sequence ATGACTGTCTCAGCCCGCTTCCCTCGCCGCATGGCAGCCCTCATTGCCGGAACCCTCGCCCTCGGGTTCCTGACGGTCGGCGCTCATGCGCAGGACCTGACGATCCAGCACAGCAAGGGCGTGACGAGCGTTCCGGCGAAGCCGAAGAAGGTTCTCGCCTTCGACTTGGCGTCCCTCGATACGCTGAACGCCCTGGGGGTCGAGGTGGCGGGCGTGCCGACCGCCCGCTTCCCCGAATATCTGGCGAAGTACGGCTCCGACAAGTACCAGAAGGTCGGCACCCTGTTCGAGCCGGATTACGAAGCCGTCAATGCGGCCGAGCCGGACCTGATCATCGTGGGCGGCCGTTCCAGCGCCAGATACGCGGATCTGGCCAAGATCGCCCCCACCGTCGACCTGACCGTCGATCCCAAGGACGTCATGGGCAGCGTGAAGCGCAACGTTCAGCTTCTCGGCAGGATCTTCGACAGGCAGGCCGAAGCCGACGCCCGGCTCGCGAAGCTCGAGACATCCATGGCCGACCTGCGTCAGGAGACGGCCAAGGCCGGCAAGGGTCTGCTCGTGCTGACGACGGGGGGCAAGATGAGCGCCTACGGGCCGGGTTCGCGCTTCGGCATCCTTCATGGCGAGTTCGGCGTGGTGCCTGCCGTGGAGGGGCTGGCCACCACCAACCACGGCCAAGCCGTGACGGCTGAATTCATTCTCAAGACCAATCCCGACTGGCTCTTCGTGATCGACCGCGACGTCGTGGTCGGGCGCGATGGCGGTGCGGCCAAGAAGGTCCTGGAGAACGAACTCGTGGCCCAGACCACGGCCTGGAAGAAGGGTCAGGTCGTATTTCTGGATCCCGTCAACTGGTACCTGACGGGCGGCGGCATCACGGCCCTGCAGGCCAGCGCTGACCAGATTGCCAAGGCGGTCGCGAAGAAGTAA
- a CDS encoding TonB-dependent receptor domain-containing protein, whose product MKGARRPVRRLLAVLFACTSLSTALLLMPDAAFAQATDSTVTSGNDDAINLDQVVVTASGFEQTVKDAPASISVITREELEKGSFRDLADALREVQGVTVTGVANEKDIFIRGLPGTYTLILVDGKRQSTRDARTNGNSGFEQSFIPPVTAIDRIEVVRGPMSSLYGSDAMGGVINIITRKVSDSWTTSGTADATLQQHEYFGNSAQGSFYTSGPLIHRMLGLQLWGRGFGRAEDEILSGITGAREGNAGGRLTFTPNENHDIMLESGFTRIRRNASKWGTLETSANDTYNDNDRKYWSLTHEGRWGRTTSTFSVLQEWAERRNYTENPRTSAFAKNPRSPEIRNTIVDGKFTTPFDLLGTHTLVTGGQFTNASLSDQNPGRRTGIDETFSINQWALFAEDEWRLTETLSFTNGLRMDHHEIYGAHFSPRSYAVWHATENLTLKGGVSTGFRAPEIRQIAPGYAYTTGGAGCTYGPDGTCGVILADPNLQAETSTSYEVAALWDSLDGFTASATYFYTDFRDKISNALVLDDAGNPVRWSEDPNYRLWYNYNIDDAIIQGVELAASWRATDTISIRGSYTFTDSEQQTGDFAGFPLTRTPRNMANARIDWITPVVGLSAWTAVNYHGSEIVGGARIGTNGTPVLINDVTGRKYDAYATMDAGITYNFTEKLALNAAIYNIFDKEIEPTDYNTVVEGRRLWLGMSATF is encoded by the coding sequence ATGAAGGGTGCTCGACGCCCCGTGCGCCGGCTGCTCGCTGTACTCTTTGCCTGCACCAGCCTGTCAACCGCGCTTCTCCTCATGCCGGACGCGGCCTTCGCGCAGGCGACCGACAGCACTGTGACGTCCGGTAACGACGATGCGATCAATCTGGATCAGGTCGTCGTGACGGCATCCGGCTTCGAGCAGACCGTGAAGGATGCTCCGGCGAGCATTTCCGTCATCACCCGCGAGGAGCTTGAGAAGGGCTCGTTCCGCGACCTGGCGGACGCCCTGCGGGAAGTCCAGGGCGTGACGGTGACCGGTGTCGCCAACGAGAAGGACATCTTCATCCGCGGCCTTCCGGGAACCTACACGCTGATCCTGGTCGATGGAAAGCGGCAGAGCACGCGCGACGCCCGCACCAACGGAAATTCGGGCTTCGAGCAGAGCTTCATCCCGCCGGTCACGGCGATCGACCGGATCGAGGTGGTGCGCGGCCCGATGTCCTCCCTCTACGGCTCGGACGCCATGGGCGGCGTCATCAACATTATCACCCGCAAGGTGTCCGACAGCTGGACGACCTCGGGCACGGCGGACGCCACGCTCCAGCAGCACGAATATTTCGGCAACTCGGCTCAAGGGTCGTTCTACACGAGCGGGCCGCTCATCCATCGCATGCTGGGTCTTCAGCTCTGGGGCCGCGGCTTCGGCCGTGCCGAGGACGAGATCCTGAGCGGCATCACGGGAGCGCGTGAAGGGAATGCGGGTGGACGGCTGACGTTCACACCGAACGAGAACCACGACATCATGCTCGAAAGTGGGTTCACGCGCATCCGCCGCAACGCGTCCAAGTGGGGCACGCTCGAGACATCCGCCAACGACACCTACAACGACAACGACCGCAAGTACTGGTCGCTGACCCACGAGGGACGCTGGGGTCGCACGACTTCGACCTTCTCGGTCCTGCAGGAATGGGCGGAGCGCAGGAATTACACGGAGAATCCACGCACCTCTGCATTCGCCAAGAATCCCCGTTCGCCCGAGATCCGGAACACGATCGTCGACGGCAAGTTCACGACGCCGTTCGACCTTCTGGGGACCCACACGCTGGTGACCGGCGGGCAGTTCACGAACGCCTCTCTAAGCGACCAGAATCCTGGTCGCCGAACGGGAATCGACGAGACGTTCTCCATCAACCAGTGGGCTCTCTTCGCCGAGGACGAGTGGCGTCTGACCGAGACGCTGTCGTTCACGAACGGGTTGCGCATGGATCATCACGAGATCTACGGCGCCCATTTCAGCCCCCGCAGCTACGCGGTCTGGCACGCCACCGAGAACCTGACCCTGAAGGGCGGCGTGTCGACCGGTTTTCGCGCGCCCGAGATCCGCCAGATCGCACCAGGCTACGCCTACACGACGGGCGGCGCAGGCTGCACCTACGGTCCCGACGGGACCTGCGGGGTGATCCTGGCGGATCCCAACCTGCAGGCGGAGACGAGCACCAGCTACGAGGTTGCGGCCCTCTGGGACAGCCTCGACGGCTTCACCGCGAGCGCGACCTATTTCTACACGGATTTCAGGGACAAGATCAGCAACGCGCTGGTGCTCGACGACGCCGGCAATCCGGTGCGGTGGTCCGAGGATCCGAACTACCGCCTCTGGTACAACTACAACATTGACGATGCGATCATCCAGGGTGTCGAGTTGGCGGCCAGCTGGAGGGCCACGGACACGATCTCGATCCGCGGCAGCTACACGTTCACGGATTCCGAGCAGCAGACCGGAGACTTCGCGGGCTTCCCCCTCACCCGCACGCCCAGGAACATGGCCAATGCCCGCATCGACTGGATCACGCCCGTGGTGGGTCTGTCGGCCTGGACGGCGGTGAACTACCACGGCTCCGAGATCGTCGGCGGTGCCCGCATCGGGACCAACGGCACACCGGTTCTCATCAACGACGTCACGGGACGGAAATACGATGCCTACGCCACGATGGATGCCGGCATCACCTACAACTTCACGGAAAAGCTCGCCCTGAACGCTGCCATCTACAACATCTTCGACAAGGAGATCGAACCCACCGACTACAACACGGTGGTGGAAGGACGCCGCCTCTGGCTGGGCATGTCCGCAACCTTCTGA
- a CDS encoding glycosyl transferase family protein has product MGFDDSIIVTSTPEEPFLKLGQLRLLLALDALLMEGSVSRAAERMGMGTPAMSRLLGQIREIYGDPIFVRSARRLIPTPFAESMRQRVRALAAEAEDLLRPQERPPDGLNIDPEAWSGKPVIEAAPLTTRRSILLEGEPLPESFARKLAVIGGADDGRKRLAKHIATIGAGLGHSRPLTMDEAKDAFSVILDGEADPVQVGALLTVMHFRGETAAELAGFAQAARTHIGVAGSGSSSVELDWPAYISPKSRRVPWFLQAALLLAQSGRRILLHGSDGGGGIRGSLVSAAQSIGIPICSNPAAAGVAAAEHGVAYIPVAALSSQIHRLLSLYGVLETRSPINSLMPLLNPFGAPTTMMGVVRPAYRELHRDAGMLLGCGTMTVLGSSRDTAESTPFRSSTLLRLVGGQAENLFVPARPEPHAYPLTGMTSQEYWRAVWAGTARDERATEIIVATAATALLTLRRGASGQFEKFRAQARELWENRRRHIP; this is encoded by the coding sequence ATGGGATTTGACGACAGCATCATTGTGACCTCCACACCTGAAGAACCCTTTCTGAAACTCGGTCAGCTTCGTCTCCTCCTGGCGCTGGACGCCCTGCTTATGGAGGGCAGCGTCAGCAGGGCGGCTGAACGGATGGGGATGGGAACGCCGGCCATGAGCAGGCTGCTCGGGCAGATCCGCGAGATCTATGGCGATCCAATCTTCGTTCGCTCTGCGAGACGCCTGATCCCGACGCCGTTTGCGGAAAGCATGCGACAGCGCGTTCGTGCGCTGGCCGCGGAGGCCGAGGATCTTCTTCGACCGCAGGAGCGACCCCCGGATGGCTTGAACATCGACCCGGAGGCGTGGTCAGGCAAGCCGGTGATCGAAGCAGCCCCGCTGACGACCAGGCGGAGCATTCTGCTCGAAGGCGAGCCGCTTCCCGAGTCCTTCGCACGCAAGCTCGCAGTGATCGGAGGGGCCGACGACGGACGGAAGCGGCTTGCAAAGCACATCGCAACGATCGGAGCCGGACTCGGGCACAGCCGACCCCTGACGATGGACGAGGCGAAAGATGCGTTCTCGGTCATTCTCGACGGCGAGGCGGACCCTGTACAGGTGGGGGCGCTGCTGACCGTCATGCACTTCAGAGGTGAGACTGCCGCCGAACTTGCCGGTTTCGCTCAGGCTGCGCGCACTCACATTGGGGTCGCAGGATCGGGGTCATCGTCCGTGGAACTGGACTGGCCGGCCTACATCTCGCCGAAGTCCAGGAGAGTGCCCTGGTTTCTCCAGGCCGCATTGCTGCTTGCGCAGTCGGGGCGTCGCATCCTGCTTCACGGCAGCGATGGAGGCGGCGGCATCCGGGGCAGCCTTGTGTCGGCGGCACAGAGCATCGGCATCCCTATTTGCTCGAATCCGGCGGCTGCCGGCGTCGCCGCTGCCGAGCACGGGGTCGCCTACATTCCGGTCGCGGCCCTGTCCTCGCAGATCCACCGGCTGCTTTCCCTCTACGGCGTGCTGGAGACGCGCTCGCCGATCAACTCCCTGATGCCGCTCCTCAACCCGTTCGGGGCACCCACGACCATGATGGGGGTCGTACGCCCCGCCTATCGTGAGCTGCATCGGGATGCGGGAATGCTCCTCGGATGCGGAACCATGACCGTTCTCGGATCGAGCCGCGACACGGCCGAGTCGACGCCCTTCCGCTCGAGCACGCTGCTTCGCCTTGTCGGAGGTCAAGCGGAGAACCTGTTCGTGCCCGCGCGGCCGGAGCCGCACGCCTACCCGCTGACGGGAATGACGAGCCAGGAATACTGGCGCGCCGTCTGGGCCGGAACGGCGCGCGACGAGCGCGCCACCGAGATCATCGTCGCCACGGCGGCGACCGCTCTTCTGACGCTGAGGAGAGGCGCTTCGGGCCAGTTCGAGAAGTTCCGCGCGCAGGCAAGGGAACTCTGGGAGAACCGCAGGAGGCATATTCCCTGA
- a CDS encoding CopG family transcriptional regulator: MTVRHGLIVALMSLAGPGNALIAPAGAAAFTCPETSPDGASGPSLPRADLYSGADDITAGNRLGELMAILRSSGLKPALIVDRLIGEYCPLVAADAALSDRQKADRVRRFARLVTGMAYMPADPGEVEVLVQTALSPGLLDQVDEAAGRAGMSRDAWIDRAIRSQLANP, translated from the coding sequence ATGACCGTCCGTCACGGGTTGATCGTCGCTTTGATGTCTCTCGCAGGTCCAGGAAACGCCCTGATCGCGCCCGCCGGCGCAGCAGCCTTCACCTGCCCGGAGACCAGTCCCGACGGCGCGTCAGGGCCTTCACTCCCGCGTGCGGATCTTTATTCGGGAGCCGACGACATCACGGCGGGCAATCGGCTGGGCGAACTCATGGCCATCCTCCGCAGCAGCGGGCTGAAGCCTGCCCTGATCGTCGACCGACTGATCGGTGAGTATTGCCCGCTCGTCGCGGCCGACGCTGCCCTCTCGGATCGACAGAAGGCCGATCGGGTTCGGCGGTTCGCCCGTCTTGTGACGGGAATGGCCTACATGCCGGCCGATCCGGGCGAGGTCGAGGTCCTCGTGCAGACGGCGTTGTCCCCGGGTCTGCTCGATCAGGTCGATGAAGCGGCAGGCCGTGCCGGGATGAGCCGAGACGCGTGGATCGATCGGGCGATCAGGAGCCAGCTCGCCAATCCGTAA
- a CDS encoding DUF6894 family protein has protein sequence MSTEDGSFLWESGNIEMEAQMFYLYFHCAGPGEILIDRHGAEVLDLIEARDRALTLARALVEKAYGARDFADWHVYVSDEDDDEMLLIPFSDVMPTLH, from the coding sequence ATGAGCACAGAAGACGGATCCTTCCTGTGGGAGAGTGGAAACATCGAGATGGAGGCTCAAATGTTCTATCTGTACTTCCACTGCGCAGGCCCAGGCGAAATCCTGATCGACCGTCACGGAGCGGAGGTTCTCGACCTGATCGAGGCTCGCGACCGAGCCCTCACCCTGGCGCGAGCCCTCGTCGAGAAAGCCTATGGCGCACGCGACTTCGCCGACTGGCACGTCTATGTCAGCGACGAGGACGACGACGAGATGCTGCTCATCCCTTTCTCAGACGTCATGCCGACCCTTCACTGA
- a CDS encoding Crp/Fnr family transcriptional regulator, translating to MHDGETLFLKGDPGDALYGVRRGQITITTTTDAGRQFTLNILGPGDIFGELALLDGHPRSADAVASGSVELFMIRRSDFQDLLKRRPEITTRIIELLCERVRFSSERLEEASLLSLRSRLARRLLKLAEDFGEEIDITQEELSVLVGAGRETVNRQLQKWRKSGAVELGRARVKIIDIRRLQQEAVERDRDSQ from the coding sequence ATGCACGACGGCGAAACCTTGTTTCTCAAGGGAGATCCGGGCGATGCCCTCTATGGCGTCCGTCGCGGGCAGATCACCATCACGACGACGACGGATGCCGGACGACAATTCACGCTCAATATTCTCGGGCCGGGCGATATCTTCGGCGAGCTCGCCCTGTTGGACGGACACCCGAGGAGTGCCGATGCGGTTGCGTCCGGCAGTGTCGAGCTGTTCATGATCCGGCGAAGCGACTTCCAGGATCTGCTGAAGAGGCGACCGGAAATCACCACGCGGATCATCGAACTGCTATGTGAGCGCGTACGGTTCTCGAGCGAACGTCTGGAAGAGGCTTCTCTCCTGTCTCTCCGATCCCGATTGGCGCGGCGCCTGCTGAAGCTCGCGGAAGATTTCGGCGAGGAGATCGACATCACGCAGGAGGAACTCAGCGTGCTTGTCGGAGCGGGTCGGGAGACGGTCAATCGGCAGTTGCAGAAATGGCGGAAGAGCGGCGCTGTCGAGCTCGGACGAGCCCGCGTGAAGATCATCGACATCCGGCGCCTTCAGCAGGAAGCCGTCGAGCGTGACCGGGATTCCCAATGA
- a CDS encoding transglutaminase-like cysteine peptidase, with protein MGRRIWIVLALLLSAISSGHAGPHLFRDEAAPPLPGWVAFCSRHPEECAVDLKEPEFLPLTVEIATLLSSVNLSVNRSLIPVTDQKHWGVVDLWSYPSDGLGDCEDYQLLKRRMLVEAGLPRRAMRMTVVIDENGEGHAVLTVRTDRGDFILDNKTDDVLAWFSTHYRYIKRESAETAGWVFLTLEQAGTSLTSSSDR; from the coding sequence ATGGGAAGACGGATTTGGATCGTTCTGGCCTTGCTGCTGTCGGCGATAAGTTCCGGCCATGCCGGTCCTCACCTCTTCCGGGATGAGGCAGCTCCGCCCCTGCCCGGCTGGGTTGCATTCTGCAGCCGCCATCCGGAGGAATGCGCCGTCGATCTGAAGGAACCGGAGTTCCTGCCGCTGACCGTGGAGATCGCGACTCTCCTCTCTTCGGTGAACCTCTCGGTGAACCGTTCCCTGATCCCGGTGACCGACCAGAAGCATTGGGGCGTCGTCGATCTGTGGAGCTACCCGAGCGACGGTCTGGGCGACTGCGAGGACTACCAGCTCCTGAAGCGCAGGATGCTGGTCGAGGCCGGTCTTCCGCGCCGAGCCATGCGCATGACCGTGGTGATCGACGAGAACGGCGAGGGTCACGCGGTTCTGACCGTCCGCACGGATCGGGGCGACTTCATCCTGGACAACAAGACGGATGATGTGCTGGCCTGGTTCAGCACCCACTATCGCTACATCAAGCGTGAAAGCGCCGAGACCGCAGGCTGGGTCTTCCTCACGCTCGAACAGGCCGGTACGTCGCTGACCTCGTCTTCCGACAGGTAG
- a CDS encoding patatin-like phospholipase family protein, translating to MLNDPDAEATMNRADSRSSRTRRSAPRQEVKSVNLALQGGGAHGAFAWGVLDRLLEEDAIGIEGISATSAGAVNAVVCAHGLINGGREGARQALGEFWRQISQAALLSPVQPSAFDRLTGSHSLETSPVFLLFHMLTQVVSPYELNPFNYNPLLHVLERTVDFERLRSDPQVKLFLSATNVRSGKIRVFENHEMSAEVVLASTCLPFIFQAVRIDDEYYWDGGYMGNPALFPLIYRCETSDIVVVHINPISRPTVPRTAAEILNRINEISFNSSLMREVRAVDFLNRLVEEGRVLAPDIREVRLHAVEADDVMQHLGAASKLNADWSFLTDLHAIGREKADAWLRTSFAKVGFESSIDIGHRYL from the coding sequence ATGCTGAACGATCCCGACGCCGAGGCGACCATGAACAGGGCAGACAGCCGCAGTTCCCGGACGAGACGCTCAGCGCCGCGGCAGGAGGTCAAGTCAGTCAATCTCGCCCTTCAGGGGGGAGGTGCCCATGGCGCCTTTGCATGGGGCGTGTTGGACCGTCTGCTGGAAGAGGACGCCATCGGCATCGAGGGCATCAGCGCGACGAGCGCAGGAGCGGTCAACGCCGTGGTCTGTGCCCATGGGCTGATCAATGGCGGGCGCGAGGGAGCGCGCCAGGCGCTTGGGGAGTTCTGGCGGCAGATCTCGCAAGCCGCCCTCCTCAGCCCCGTTCAACCCTCCGCATTTGATCGCCTCACCGGAAGTCACAGCCTCGAAACTTCGCCGGTCTTTCTGCTCTTTCACATGCTCACGCAGGTGGTCTCGCCCTACGAGTTGAACCCGTTCAACTATAATCCGCTTCTCCACGTGCTCGAACGAACGGTCGACTTCGAGCGTCTGCGGTCGGATCCTCAAGTCAAACTGTTTCTCTCGGCCACCAATGTTCGCTCCGGGAAGATCCGGGTTTTCGAGAACCATGAGATGAGCGCCGAGGTGGTGCTTGCGTCGACCTGCCTGCCCTTCATCTTTCAGGCCGTGAGGATTGACGACGAGTATTACTGGGATGGGGGCTACATGGGAAATCCGGCCCTCTTCCCGCTGATCTATCGATGCGAGACATCCGACATCGTGGTGGTTCACATCAATCCGATCAGCCGGCCCACCGTCCCCAGGACGGCCGCCGAGATCCTCAACCGGATCAACGAGATCAGCTTCAACTCGTCGCTCATGAGAGAAGTTCGCGCGGTCGACTTCCTCAACAGGCTCGTGGAGGAAGGGCGGGTTCTGGCGCCCGATATCAGGGAGGTGCGCCTGCATGCCGTCGAAGCCGACGACGTCATGCAGCACCTGGGCGCCGCCTCGAAGCTGAACGCGGATTGGAGCTTCCTCACCGATCTGCATGCGATCGGACGCGAAAAGGCCGACGCGTGGCTGAGGACCAGTTTCGCAAAAGTCGGGTTCGAATCTTCCATCGACATCGGCCACCGATACCTTTGA